Proteins encoded in a region of the Panicum hallii strain FIL2 chromosome 3, PHallii_v3.1, whole genome shotgun sequence genome:
- the LOC112886816 gene encoding cysteine-rich repeat secretory protein 55-like, which translates to MASSPLLLLLLVAAAAAAAPRLSSAVDPVGTYCAKNFTGAQTQASIAQVLASLVPRASAAYYATATAGSGSSAVWGLAQCRGDIPAPDCARCVAAAARQAASACRGQADARVWYDYCFLRYDSADFLGLPDTGYALILINTMNATDPAAFDRAQRKLMARVAAEAGDAAGGGLTRETVRFGSATTIYGLGWCTKDITAADCGLCVAQAVAELPSYCRFRRGCRVLYSSCMARYETYPFFFPVSGAAAASSHDGEYQKVVLKHT; encoded by the coding sequence tgctgctccgCGGCTGAGCTCGGCCGTGGACCCCGTGGGCACGTACTGCGCCAAGAACTTCACGGGCGCGCAGACGCAGGCGAGCATCGCCCAGGTGCTGGCCTCCCTCgtcccgcgcgcctccgccgcctacTACGCCACGGCCACCGCCGGCAGCGGCAGCTCCGCCGTCTGGGGCCTCGCGCAATGCCGCGGCGACATCCCGGCCCCCGACTGCGCGCGCTGCGTCGCCGCGGCGGCCAGGCAAGCGGCGTCCGCGTGCCGGGGCCAGGCGGACGCGCGGGTCTGGTACGACTACTGCTTCCTGCGCTACGACAGCGCCGACTTCCTGGGCCTGCCGGACACCGGGTACGCGCTCATCCTCATCAACACCATGAACGCCACCGACCCCGCCGCGTTTGACCGCGCCCAGCGGAAGCTCATGGcgcgggtggcggcggaggccggcgacgcggccggcggcgggctgACGAGGGAGACGGTGAGGTTCGGCTCGGCGACGACCATCTACGGGCTCGGGTGGTGCACCAAGGACATCACCGCCGCCGACTGCGGGCTGTGCGTGGCGCAGGCCGTGGCGGAGCTGCCCAGCTACTGCCGCTTCCGGCGGGGGTGCCGCGTGCTCTACAGCAGCTGCATGGCGCGATACGAGACCTACCCGTTCTTCTTCCCCGTCagcggcgccgcggccgcctccTCCCACGACGGCGAGTACCAGAAAGTCGTCTTGAAGCACACCTAG